A genomic stretch from Pyxidicoccus trucidator includes:
- a CDS encoding beta-ketoacyl synthase N-terminal-like domain-containing protein: MTEIAIIGMAGTFPGAGEDLERFADLLDAGTDLVGPVSAERKRDAGVPEDVDVPPVALLERIDAFDPAFFGLSQWEAEHMDPQHRLALELACRAVYDAGHGPRSLRGSRTAVVLSPGRAGYSELLGETGSALSMGNLQAAAAGRISYLLDLRGPAFVIDTACSSALAAVHLACGQLRAGVADLALAGGVACHTRLFTWAQWGVGGVMSPRGRTRAFDADADGMGAGEGGALVLLKRLPDALRDGDPIRAVILGSVTTQDGGRSNGLAAPSPVAQTETVRLAWRDARVQPESISFIEAHGAGTRIGDPIELQGLAAAFGEQVSRRGACAIGSVKANIGHLDAAAGIAGLVKAVLSLERRRLFPTAHFQKPNPLVDLAASPLRVCTRGEDWEGPRPRRAGVNAFGISGTNVHVVLQEAPEPHSPREDAPEPWLFPLSARSDGQLRQLCQRLATHLERRAEHPRDISFVLGVGRDHGPHRMALVARTLPELLAALRAGSVQAGAVAPAEARPVVFLVSGDARLSPAARERLGAEPRFREAHAECARAARAASEVSTAFADLYALIRFWESLGVSAEVMMGTGLAHHVIDAVLGQCSLEEALSAAATDAGAPLAVERLREALATLAEQRPVFLDLAGGSLPDVVARAGTATLVRGAGGSRTELLEALARLYEAGGAVDFTRLHSGRGGRRVSLPGPPFARTRCWPALEPVRAPERPVPMPSTAPSPSEGGSARERIRGFVAARFSTEDFSDEESLLQNGIIDSMGVMEFVSFLEREFAIIISDMELLPENLESVQQAVAFVARKRAHG, from the coding sequence ATGACGGAGATTGCAATCATCGGGATGGCGGGGACGTTCCCCGGGGCGGGCGAGGACCTGGAGCGATTCGCGGACCTGCTGGACGCGGGCACGGACCTCGTGGGCCCTGTCTCCGCGGAGCGCAAGCGCGACGCCGGGGTGCCCGAAGACGTCGACGTGCCCCCGGTGGCGCTGCTCGAGCGCATCGACGCGTTCGACCCGGCCTTCTTCGGCCTGTCGCAGTGGGAGGCCGAGCACATGGACCCCCAGCACCGGCTCGCGCTCGAGCTGGCCTGCCGGGCGGTCTACGACGCGGGCCATGGGCCGCGGAGCCTGCGGGGCAGCAGGACCGCGGTGGTGCTCTCCCCCGGCCGCGCCGGCTACTCGGAGCTGCTGGGGGAGACCGGCTCCGCGCTGTCGATGGGGAACCTTCAGGCCGCCGCGGCGGGCCGCATCTCCTATCTGCTGGACCTGCGGGGGCCCGCCTTCGTCATCGACACGGCCTGCTCGTCCGCGCTGGCCGCGGTGCACCTGGCCTGTGGGCAGCTGCGCGCGGGCGTCGCGGACCTGGCGCTCGCTGGCGGCGTGGCCTGCCACACCCGCCTGTTCACCTGGGCGCAGTGGGGCGTGGGAGGTGTCATGTCTCCCCGGGGCCGCACGAGGGCCTTCGACGCGGACGCGGACGGCATGGGCGCGGGGGAGGGGGGCGCCCTGGTGCTGCTCAAGCGGCTGCCGGACGCGCTGCGCGATGGAGACCCCATCCGGGCCGTCATCCTCGGCTCCGTGACGACCCAGGACGGCGGGCGCTCGAACGGGCTCGCCGCGCCCAGCCCCGTGGCCCAGACCGAGACGGTCCGCCTGGCCTGGCGCGACGCGCGGGTCCAGCCCGAGTCCATCTCCTTCATCGAGGCGCACGGCGCGGGCACGCGCATCGGCGACCCCATCGAGCTGCAGGGGCTCGCGGCCGCCTTCGGTGAGCAGGTGTCGCGGCGCGGCGCCTGCGCCATCGGCTCGGTCAAGGCGAACATCGGCCACCTGGACGCGGCGGCGGGCATCGCCGGGCTGGTGAAGGCGGTGCTCTCCCTGGAGCGGCGGCGACTCTTTCCGACGGCGCACTTCCAGAAGCCCAACCCCCTCGTCGACCTCGCCGCGTCCCCGCTTCGCGTCTGCACCCGGGGCGAGGACTGGGAGGGCCCGCGGCCGCGCCGCGCGGGGGTCAACGCCTTCGGCATCAGCGGCACCAACGTGCACGTCGTCCTCCAGGAGGCCCCCGAGCCCCACTCCCCGCGCGAGGACGCCCCGGAGCCCTGGCTCTTCCCCCTCTCCGCCCGGAGTGACGGGCAGCTGCGGCAGCTCTGCCAGCGGCTCGCCACGCACCTGGAGCGCCGCGCGGAGCACCCGAGGGACATCTCGTTCGTCCTCGGAGTGGGACGCGACCACGGGCCTCACCGGATGGCCCTCGTGGCCCGTACCCTTCCCGAGCTGCTGGCGGCCCTGCGGGCGGGCTCCGTCCAGGCAGGGGCCGTCGCTCCCGCGGAAGCCCGGCCGGTGGTCTTCCTGGTGTCCGGCGACGCCCGGCTTTCTCCCGCCGCCCGGGAGCGGCTCGGCGCCGAGCCCCGCTTCCGCGAGGCCCACGCCGAGTGCGCCCGCGCCGCGCGAGCCGCCAGCGAGGTGTCCACCGCCTTCGCGGACCTCTATGCGCTCATCCGCTTCTGGGAGTCGCTGGGGGTGAGCGCCGAGGTGATGATGGGGACGGGGCTGGCCCACCACGTCATCGACGCGGTGCTGGGGCAGTGCTCGCTCGAGGAGGCGCTCTCGGCGGCCGCCACCGATGCCGGTGCCCCCCTCGCCGTCGAGCGGCTGCGGGAGGCGCTGGCCACGCTGGCGGAGCAGCGGCCGGTGTTCCTGGACCTCGCCGGGGGCTCGCTCCCGGACGTCGTGGCACGGGCCGGGACGGCGACGCTGGTGCGGGGCGCGGGTGGCTCGCGGACGGAGCTGCTGGAGGCCCTCGCCCGGCTGTACGAGGCGGGAGGCGCGGTGGACTTCACGCGGCTCCACTCGGGACGCGGGGGTCGCCGCGTGAGCCTGCCGGGCCCGCCCTTCGCGCGCACGCGGTGCTGGCCAGCCCTTGAGCCGGTGCGGGCGCCGGAGCGTCCGGTCCCCATGCCTTCCACTGCGCCATCGCCCTCCGAAGGGGGCAGTGCCCGCGAGCGCATTCGCGGGTTCGTCGCGGCGCGCTTCTCCACGGAGGATTTCTCGGACGAGGAGTCGCTGCTCCAGAACGGCATCATCGATTCGATGGGGGTGATGGAGTTCGTCTCGTTCCTGGAGCGCGAGTTTGCCATCATCATCTCCGACATGGAATTGCTGCCGGAGAACCTGGAGTCGGTCCAGCAGGCGGTGGCCTTCGTCGCTCGGAAGCGCGCGCATGGCTGA
- a CDS encoding polysaccharide deacetylase family protein, with protein MSQMALTFDDLPVHETRPPGRSRLGITQAIIDALRSQGITHACGFANTSVEVDHPGEQAEALFRAWVGAGFELGNHGARHLNLNRRTADEFLADVDAASSYLHERFPGAPGAHFFRYPYLAEGDTPDKRALVREAIAARGLKVARVTLNFGDWLWNCTYTECHAAGALERLPILEETFLDAARRALEAARVTSHALFGRDIPQVLLLHNGVFTARMLDRLLTLYRELGAGFIPLDEALADSAYDWSHLTCHEPRGESGYSWFHQLANARGVAATLPLEPPEAEVRRIRKEVKEGTTPSPR; from the coding sequence ATGAGCCAGATGGCGCTCACGTTCGACGACCTGCCCGTCCACGAGACGCGGCCGCCGGGGAGGTCCCGGCTTGGCATCACCCAGGCCATCATCGATGCGCTGCGCTCCCAGGGCATCACCCACGCCTGTGGGTTCGCCAACACCTCCGTCGAGGTGGACCACCCGGGCGAGCAGGCCGAGGCGCTGTTCCGCGCCTGGGTGGGCGCGGGCTTCGAGCTGGGCAACCACGGGGCCCGGCACCTCAACCTCAACCGCCGCACCGCCGACGAGTTCCTGGCCGACGTGGACGCCGCCTCCTCCTACCTCCACGAGCGCTTCCCCGGCGCGCCAGGGGCACACTTCTTCCGCTACCCCTACCTGGCGGAGGGAGACACCCCTGACAAGCGCGCGCTCGTGCGCGAGGCCATCGCGGCGCGAGGCCTGAAGGTGGCTCGTGTCACCCTGAACTTCGGCGACTGGCTCTGGAACTGCACCTACACCGAGTGCCACGCGGCGGGTGCCCTGGAGCGGCTGCCCATCCTGGAGGAGACGTTTCTGGACGCGGCACGGCGGGCGCTCGAGGCCGCGCGTGTCACCTCCCACGCCCTCTTCGGGCGCGACATCCCCCAGGTGCTCCTGCTGCACAACGGCGTTTTCACGGCGCGGATGCTGGACCGGCTGCTGACGCTCTACCGGGAGCTGGGCGCGGGCTTCATCCCCCTGGACGAGGCGCTGGCTGACTCCGCCTATGACTGGTCCCACCTGACGTGCCACGAGCCCCGGGGCGAGTCCGGCTATAGCTGGTTCCACCAGCTCGCCAACGCCCGGGGTGTGGCGGCGACCCTCCCGCTGGAGCCGCCAGAGGCGGAGGTGCGCCGCATCCGCAAGGAGGTCAAGGAAGGGACGACGCCTAGTCCCAGATGA
- a CDS encoding DUF4349 domain-containing protein: MRLFLLASLLVLAACSSAAPSVQSRSEALSVTGGAPGALEANRSIVRTASLELERKDPEQGPKQAVSLAKEHGGYAWRVTSESATVRVPAERLDGFLGAVSGLGKVAKQTVTADDVTEAHQDLKVRLANVERVRERYLELLQRAVSVEDTLRVEKELERVTAEYESLKARVQSLEDHVALATVSLEFQRPVRPGPVGWVFYGLGKAVKWLFIWD, translated from the coding sequence GTGCGCCTCTTCCTCCTCGCTTCTCTGCTCGTCCTCGCCGCCTGTTCCAGTGCGGCGCCGTCCGTCCAGTCCCGGTCTGAAGCGCTGTCCGTGACGGGGGGCGCCCCGGGGGCGCTCGAGGCAAACCGGTCCATCGTCCGCACCGCCTCGCTGGAGCTGGAGCGCAAGGACCCGGAGCAGGGCCCGAAGCAGGCCGTGTCGCTTGCAAAGGAGCACGGAGGGTACGCCTGGCGGGTGACGTCCGAGTCCGCCACGGTGCGGGTGCCCGCGGAGCGCCTGGACGGGTTCCTCGGGGCCGTGTCCGGGCTGGGCAAGGTGGCGAAGCAGACGGTGACGGCCGACGACGTGACGGAGGCGCACCAGGACCTGAAGGTCCGGCTGGCCAACGTGGAGCGCGTCCGCGAGCGCTACCTGGAGCTGCTCCAGCGGGCCGTCAGCGTGGAGGACACCCTCCGGGTGGAGAAGGAGCTGGAGCGCGTCACCGCGGAGTACGAGTCCCTCAAGGCCCGGGTGCAGTCCCTGGAGGACCACGTGGCGCTGGCCACGGTGAGCCTGGAGTTCCAGCGCCCCGTGCGCCCCGGCCCCGTGGGCTGGGTGTTCTACGGCCTGGGCAAGGCCGTGAAGTGGCTGTTCATCTGGGACTAG
- a CDS encoding cyclic peptide export ABC transporter, with protein MNRVLRFLLRVSPRQLAVVALTGLLAGISSTVLLVYINSLLRSPEARANGVAGFVGLCLVLLASRSVSQFLLVRLTYGALVQLRMSVCRRIIATPLRRIEELGRPRLLAVLTEDVASVGNSVPGLALTFCHLAIILGVLVYLALLDPGLMLLLLGAAAVGLLTYALPVRYALAALQQARIYQDRLYQGLRAVLDGIKELQLHRARRAAFLDEELASALRLVREHNTRGTGTYAVAAGWGETLFLAGLGTFLLVAGPEASGETLMSFATAILYLAGPLQALLGWLPMLGRASIALERIEAVGGSLLDPEPTEVSEARPPDVIELRGVRYSYGTGREAFAAGPLDLRLRRGEVVFIVGGNGGGKTTLTKVLTGLYTPDAGTVCLDGTPVEDGDRERLRQCFSALFPDSHLFERFDGVEADDAAMNARIESLGLAHKVQSHDKAFSTVDLSQGQRRRLLLALALLEDRPFYVFDEWAADQDPGFRAHFYERVLAELRARGKGILVVSHDDRYFGVADRVLRMEDGCLREQGVSAAAGTS; from the coding sequence ATGAATCGGGTGCTGCGCTTCCTGCTGCGCGTCTCGCCCCGGCAGCTCGCGGTCGTCGCGCTGACGGGCCTGCTGGCGGGCATCAGCAGCACGGTGCTGCTGGTGTACATCAACTCCCTGCTGCGCAGCCCGGAGGCCCGCGCGAACGGCGTGGCTGGCTTCGTGGGGCTGTGCCTCGTGCTGCTGGCGTCCCGCAGCGTGTCGCAGTTCCTGCTGGTCCGGCTCACCTATGGAGCGCTGGTCCAGCTCCGGATGTCGGTGTGCCGCCGCATCATCGCCACGCCGCTGCGGCGCATCGAGGAGCTGGGCCGGCCCCGCCTGCTGGCCGTGCTCACGGAGGACGTGGCCTCGGTGGGCAACTCCGTGCCGGGCCTGGCACTCACGTTCTGCCATCTGGCCATCATCCTGGGCGTGCTCGTCTACCTGGCCCTGCTCGACCCGGGGTTGATGCTGTTGCTGCTGGGGGCGGCGGCCGTGGGGCTGCTCACCTATGCCCTGCCGGTGCGCTACGCCCTGGCCGCGCTCCAGCAGGCCCGCATCTACCAGGACCGGTTGTACCAGGGGCTGCGTGCCGTGCTCGACGGCATCAAGGAGCTGCAGCTCCACCGCGCGCGGCGCGCGGCCTTCCTCGACGAGGAGCTGGCGAGCGCCCTGCGGCTGGTGCGCGAGCACAACACCCGCGGCACCGGGACCTACGCGGTCGCTGCCGGATGGGGCGAAACGCTCTTCCTCGCGGGGCTCGGGACCTTCCTGCTCGTCGCCGGCCCGGAGGCTTCCGGAGAGACGCTCATGTCGTTCGCGACGGCGATCCTCTATCTGGCGGGGCCCCTGCAGGCGCTGCTGGGCTGGCTGCCGATGCTGGGCCGCGCCAGCATCGCCCTGGAGCGCATCGAGGCCGTGGGAGGCTCGCTCCTGGACCCGGAGCCCACCGAGGTGTCGGAGGCGCGCCCGCCCGACGTCATCGAGCTGCGCGGCGTGCGCTACAGCTACGGCACGGGGCGGGAGGCCTTCGCGGCGGGGCCGCTGGACCTGCGGCTGCGCCGGGGCGAGGTCGTCTTCATCGTTGGCGGCAACGGCGGTGGGAAGACCACCCTCACCAAGGTGCTGACGGGCCTCTACACGCCGGACGCGGGGACGGTGTGCCTGGACGGCACGCCGGTGGAGGACGGGGACCGCGAGCGTCTGCGGCAGTGCTTCTCGGCCCTCTTCCCGGACTCGCACCTGTTCGAGCGCTTCGACGGGGTGGAGGCCGACGATGCGGCGATGAACGCCCGCATCGAGTCGCTGGGACTGGCCCACAAGGTCCAGTCCCACGACAAGGCCTTCTCCACCGTCGACTTGTCGCAGGGGCAGCGGCGCCGGCTGCTGCTCGCGCTGGCGCTGCTGGAGGACCGGCCCTTCTACGTCTTCGACGAGTGGGCCGCCGACCAGGACCCCGGCTTCCGCGCCCACTTCTACGAGCGCGTGCTGGCGGAGCTGCGGGCCCGGGGCAAGGGCATCCTCGTCGTCAGCCATGACGACCGCTACTTCGGGGTGGCGGACCGGGTGCTGCGCATGGAGGACGGCTGCCTCCGGGAGCAGGGGGTGAGCGCCGCGGCGGGGACTTCATGA
- a CDS encoding FHA domain-containing protein: MSEPLSAHVSRYLRNRGEFERQLPPALLVFAPPAVARGAEGEEEYRLKTVTNAGAPTLGASESVVFPVLKSRTNAFGRGITVGRTGNNDVILDDGSVSRFHAWFAREEGQEGFLLTDAGSKNGSWLGGARLTPRRARPVEDGARLRFGQVEVAFYTASGFLRMLTVRMAP, from the coding sequence ATGTCCGAGCCGCTCAGCGCCCATGTCTCGCGGTACCTGCGCAATCGCGGCGAGTTCGAGCGCCAGTTGCCGCCCGCGCTGCTCGTCTTCGCTCCGCCCGCCGTCGCGCGCGGGGCCGAGGGCGAGGAGGAGTACCGGCTGAAGACGGTGACGAACGCGGGCGCTCCCACGCTGGGTGCGAGCGAGTCGGTGGTGTTCCCGGTGCTGAAGTCCCGGACGAATGCCTTCGGCCGGGGAATCACGGTGGGGCGCACGGGCAACAACGACGTGATTCTGGACGACGGGAGTGTGTCCCGGTTTCACGCGTGGTTTGCCCGCGAGGAGGGTCAGGAGGGGTTCCTCCTGACGGACGCCGGCTCCAAGAACGGCTCCTGGCTGGGAGGGGCGCGGCTTACCCCCCGGCGGGCCAGGCCGGTGGAGGATGGTGCCCGCCTGCGCTTCGGCCAGGTAGAGGTGGCCTTCTACACGGCCAGCGGTTTTCTCCGGATGCTGACCGTGAGGATGGCTCCCTGA
- a CDS encoding Stp1/IreP family PP2C-type Ser/Thr phosphatase: protein MFAVALNTEAFGLTDVGRKRQHNEDAMLVDSPLGLYVVADGMGGHAAGEVASARATEVVKQHITANRHLLKDLGNNPTADSRSAAAALVEVAVQRACADIYRTAMTDASKRGMGTTFVCLAVGGNKGVIGHVGDSRVYLVRHGQCHRLTEDHTLVAAQLKAGTITKEQAAASQYRNVITRAVGIQESVQVDTLIVDLVPNDVFILCSDGLHGYVEDEEILPLVSSMAPADLPKRFIDIANERGGKDNITAVVVKVAGEGATVSEETSEAQSRMEALRKIPLFRHLTYKEQTAVLSIATTRTYPAGREIVVEGQPGEELFVVIRGRVAIEKNGVEIAELRAGGHFGEMGLIDNAPRSATVRATEPTRTMVISRPDLMGLMKRESILAVKMLWSFVQVLSDRLRATNSELSEARQELAVAQAIQPFAEE from the coding sequence GTGTTCGCGGTGGCCTTGAACACAGAAGCCTTCGGACTGACCGACGTCGGCCGCAAGCGGCAGCACAACGAAGACGCGATGCTGGTGGATTCACCGCTCGGTCTCTACGTCGTCGCCGACGGCATGGGCGGCCACGCGGCCGGAGAGGTCGCCAGCGCCCGGGCCACCGAGGTCGTCAAGCAGCACATCACCGCCAACCGGCACCTGCTGAAGGACCTGGGGAACAACCCCACGGCGGACAGCCGCTCGGCGGCGGCGGCGCTGGTGGAGGTGGCCGTGCAGCGCGCCTGCGCGGACATCTACCGCACGGCGATGACGGACGCGTCCAAGCGCGGCATGGGCACCACCTTCGTGTGCCTCGCGGTGGGCGGCAACAAGGGCGTCATCGGCCATGTCGGTGACAGCCGCGTCTACCTGGTGCGCCACGGCCAGTGTCACCGGCTGACCGAGGACCACACGCTGGTGGCCGCGCAGCTCAAGGCCGGCACGATTACGAAGGAGCAGGCCGCCGCGTCGCAGTACCGCAACGTGATTACGCGCGCGGTGGGCATCCAGGAGTCCGTCCAGGTCGACACGCTCATCGTGGACCTGGTGCCCAACGACGTGTTCATCCTCTGCTCGGACGGCCTGCACGGCTACGTCGAGGACGAGGAGATCCTCCCGCTGGTGTCCAGCATGGCGCCGGCGGACCTGCCCAAGCGCTTCATCGACATCGCCAACGAGCGCGGCGGCAAGGACAACATCACCGCCGTGGTGGTGAAGGTGGCCGGCGAGGGCGCCACCGTCAGCGAGGAGACGAGCGAAGCGCAGTCGCGCATGGAGGCGCTGCGCAAGATTCCGCTCTTCCGTCACCTCACCTACAAGGAGCAGACGGCGGTGCTGTCCATCGCCACGACGCGCACGTACCCGGCGGGCCGGGAAATCGTCGTGGAGGGGCAGCCGGGCGAGGAGCTCTTCGTCGTCATCCGCGGCCGGGTGGCGATTGAGAAGAACGGGGTGGAGATCGCCGAGCTGCGCGCCGGTGGCCACTTCGGAGAGATGGGGCTCATCGACAACGCGCCGCGCTCGGCGACGGTGCGGGCCACGGAGCCCACGCGCACCATGGTCATCTCCCGTCCGGACCTGATGGGGCTGATGAAGCGCGAGTCCATCCTCGCGGTGAAGATGCTCTGGAGCTTCGTGCAGGTGCTGAGCGACAGGCTCCGCGCCACCAACTCGGAGCTGAGCGAGGCCCGCCAGGAGCTGGCCGTCGCCCAGGCCATCCAGCCCTTCGCCGAGGAGTAG